The Anolis carolinensis isolate JA03-04 chromosome 2, rAnoCar3.1.pri, whole genome shotgun sequence genome contains the following window.
TGAATCTACTTTAACtgcaattccagacataatgatagagctGATAGTCTGTGGGAGTGTGCCACAGagcaggcagtgtaggcctacTGGGTCTACTTTTTTCAGGGCCCAagtaaggggcctcataacttaactagcacagggcctcatttgtcctaaatctgacATGGGCTCCaggcactcctgaagcagctttccTTTTTGCTTTGTAGTGGTTAGCTAGATCTGCAGATAAAAGGATCCTGTGAGTATATGCTAAACTGAAAGGGCCGGGATAAAAAAACAACTCACCAGGTTAAAGACAAGCCATAGAGGTTTAATTCAATGTGGCCAAAagagatgcaagtacaagcaagatgcttcaaaggtacaagcataaacatacagagaaaaagCAAGACTTCTTATAtagtttgacagctattcaaacatCCCGCTCCTTTCCCTGATTGGTTGAAAAAGGGGCCGGTCAAGATCTGTGCCCTAATTGGCTGGGAGCTCCACTGATGTTGCTGCCTCCAGGCAGGGATTCCCTTTGACGATAAATGACAGCTGGGGATTGACTGGTCGTGGGACCAATCGGCTGGTGTGACGCTTCCTGGGAGAAGTGCAATCTGAGGGGGAAATGCTAAGGAAATGTTAATGAGCTTTTGATTAGCTCAGTTGTCAAGTTCTGTGTTGAATAAAGATATGCTTTTCTGGAAACAAAGGTGCGAGACTCCTGAAACAAAGGTGTTTCACTCCTGGGTCATCAGAAATTTGGTTATGAAATAAAAAAGTTAACAAATGCACATGCTCTTAAGTCTCTGTTTCTGCGGACAACAATCTCTTAGCCCCAGGTAGGTTATTAAGTTACACAAACAGATTTGGCTTTATCTGAGCGGGCACAGAAATTCAGAGATCTCTGCATATATATGAACAATGGATTACCTGTcttgggaaatggccagaggggtTTGCCAAGCCTTCCTGTTTTAAGGAGATTATATTTGCAGGGTCATGGAAGTTTAACTATCTCTGGGATACATCTCTGATACATTTTATAAAGCAGTtcatatattatttaaaaaatagatacagtCTATATCGATcaaatcaaatcatttatttcagtcatagaccagcacatATACAGTAAAAGGATGCGAGCTACACAAAAAGTcatgaaaaataaatacaatttacagtATTAAACGGTTAGAAATTATAAGAGTCTTTAAGGGGTGAAGCTGCTGCTGGTCCACTCCTGATCTACTGATGCTTCGAACTTGGCATGtctggaaaaacctattaaaatcaCATATTTGTAGTGGAGCCCTTGGTGATCTATGAATCTTGGGCAGGGGGGATTACTGTGGTTCGACAATACTTtgactcagcactaagattaacACATTAGATTTGCACCAAAATTAGTGAGCAAATCTAATGTGTATCTTAATTTTGGTTAGGTaatatagcattattattattattattattattattattattattattattattattatcatcatcattatatttatatttctacCCCGTTTTATCTCCCCAAATGAGGTCTTAAAGCGGCTTGACAAAAAAGCaatagactcaagtaaatatggtatcaTCCCTAGAAATTTGTTAGGGTCTCCAGGGGCTTCTATAGCAAcatgcataccatagaattgcacagaggacctagaaaatgttgaccaatgCAGATAGGGGAAAGTGTAGGTAGTGCTACTGCACACATGGGGATTGTATTTCCATCTTAACCATTGCAAGataaagcctaacatggaaacagGTTGTCAGAATTACAGAATTACAGAAATAAAAGGAAGGGCAAATCGCGGTTTTTCATGCTAAAAGTGTATCCTTGCCTTTCCTTTTTACAGGATAGCGGTACTGTACCTTTTAATTGATAAGCTTCATAGATTTTGCCTAGTCCTCATCCCACACATTCtccataagaaaataataatttctatAATACACATGAATTGTTGATAAAATGTTATGGTTGCCATCATCAAAATAGCTGTCACTGCGAACATGCAAAACTGCTGCCATGGTGGGCATGATGAATCACGGAGCATGCTCTTCACAGAAAGCAAACTGATTAGGCTAAGAGattagaaaattgcattaaaaCCTGACAAAATGTAGAGTGCCTGCATGGAATATGAGACTCTTCTTACATTCTTTTAAATGTCACATTACATTTTAGAGTATTGTTTTGCTCCAGAGAAGTGCCTGGTGACACAGGGGCAATGCTGTGCTTAACCAGGTGAGGTTCAGTCATCATTGTCACTGTATTATGCAACAATTGTTTGTAAATAAAGTGGTCTATGGCTTAAAAAAACGTGTGGAATTAATGAATATTTCAGTTAGGTTTCACAGACATGTGCATGCTCAGGTGTTCCCAAAACAGATATACGGTAGGATTGATGTGGGAGGATGTGGGAGTTTTAAAAAAGTTGTTCCTGCAACAAAGGATATGGGTAGGCACCATCCATTCACTAGAAGAATTCATCTACCTTGGCATcctttttggtggcccaagaatACTTTTTGTACCCACTGAAAAGCCTCAAACCATgaactaaaaaaaaccctggggcTCTGGGCACACTACTCTCCAAAGAACAGTGACaatgaaattgttttgtttttccttattCTGCTTGCTGATTGTAGCAAGTGAAGCCAGAACATTTCAGCTATGTGAATTGTTTTACTACTTGAGAATTCTTGGACTCGATAACTATAGAAACGTTCCTCTAAGTCACTGTGAGTTTTGTTTGTGACAGTACATCTTTCCTTCCACTCTTAGGATAAACTGAATTGACACTCAGTTTGCAGTTGATTTCCTCCCTTTCACTTCTCAGATTGTacagtttatatatgtgtgtttttttctctctctcagtgtACAAATGATTGCTTGAGAAATGTTTGTTAACTTTATTGATATGAAGGAACTTTTTCATGTCATATGGCCCATTTCAGAATATGGGATTATGTATATTCTTTTCCACAGTTATACTAATATTGTGCCTTACATAACAGCTCCAGAGCAGATAATGACAATGTTAAAGCAGACAGAAATGAAAAATGAGGAAGATGTAGGGATGTAGGCATGGCCTTAAATCTCAAAGTGGGCCTCCAGGTCAGGATCTTCGGTGGCCATCCCGTTCCCCCCACTGCAAAaggataaaataatttaaatgatGACACAAAAGTAATATTTATACTTATTAAAATTATATGGATTTACATATTAACTACCAGTAATATCAAAAAATAATCTCAAAAGTATATTTTCTAGCCATTTTTTTCAATAACCAGTAATATCAACTTGCTTAGCTAAACCATTTTCATTGCACAAAACTGCTAGATGATTATGTTGTTCTTGATTCTAAAGGCTTCTTTGACAGGTTTAAATAAATTGCTGTCTGCTGCAGTCTGCTGAATGGTCTTTCTACTGAAGAAACAGTAAATAATACTGTACAAAGCAGTTTGATGGCGAGACAGATATTGACAAATAAACcttcaagttttatttttttatgatcTAATGGACACTTTTCAGAGTCAAAACTATTTACTTTTAAGATGAAGGATTTTGCACTCTAATTCTTTTGACAGATCTTTCTCGTATTTATTTGCATATTTGCTGCACATGTTGTTATCAGTATGTATAAGAGTATGAATGATGAATAACATGCGGCCCTCcattgttggactataactcctgtattcctcatcattggacatcatgactagagctgatgggagttgggttacagtaacatctggaaggctgccattttttctgtttagtcaggagagtggggtttggatttagatacaaggatATGAGGtctaactttaaaatgtcctttacccTTTCCCTAACCTCAGAGTCACAAGTAATATTAGGCTCCAATTCCTATTATACCCAGcccacatgatggaagttatcCTTCAGGGGACCCTGAATTCAGTAAAAATGAAAGAGCAGCAACCACTATGTTAAAAATTATAGTTGGTCCTCTATAGCCGGAGCCCCCGgtagcgcagcgggttaaaccgctgagctgctgaacttgctgaccgaaaccgctgagctgctgaacttgctgacccactgttagccccagcttctgtcaacttagtagtttgaaaaaacatgcaaatgtgaatagagtgggaaagtaacagtgctccatgcagtcatgccagccacatgccagcaccaacccccagagtcggacattagacttaatgtcaggggaaaatctttacctttacttacttctatatccatggattctccaccaAGAACACCAAGAACGGCTGatttcattattttcaaaatgttctCAATGAATCTAGCGCTGAGTTTCCATTACCTTCAAATTGCGGTTCTGGCTCAATGCTCTCAAAATGATTTTAGGAAACACATATTCTTCTGCATTTCTAATTTTGACATTATGCTTTCCTGGCAGATGTGTGTTTGGCCTGGTTCCCAAGTAAAATGAATACTGAGTATTATGAGTTTGCAGATGGCATTTCTCACTATGGAATATTCCGGCTGAAAAGCACCGAGTCATGCAATAATGGGAGGTCTAGATCAACAAACACATGTAAAATTAACTGCAATAGTGAGTGTAACTTCAtgactcctttttcttt
Protein-coding sequences here:
- the LOC134296521 gene encoding lysozyme C-2-like, which encodes MKLFCFSLFCLLIVASEARTFQLCELFYYLRILGLDNYRNVPLSHYVCLAWFPSKMNTEYYEFADGISHYGIFRLKSTESCNNGRSRSTNTCKINCNMFLDDDITDDVECLKKLITNKLEPWPHFKKYCNRNRIGYIFTQCTYFFQRDEWFLSLTKQRWPHPLHVMVNK